DNA sequence from the Deinococcota bacterium genome:
GGTCGCACGAGCGTAGACGCCTTTGAGATCTTGGATCGGCTACTCCTCGAGCTGAAGGTCGAGATTGTGCCCCTGAGCACCGAACAGGCCAATATAGCGCGCATGGCGTACCTTCGCTACGGCAAAGGGCGGGGACACCGGGCGCAGCTCAACTACGGCGATGTGATGACGTACGCGCTGGCAAAAGATCGCAGTAAAGATCGCGGCGAGGTGCTGGCATTCGTCGGGGACGACTTCAACCATACCGATCTGGAAGCCGTAAGGCTCCCCATAAGCTCGAGGTGAACCGAACTGTCAGAGTAAAATCCGAGTGGTTTTGTCGGGATTATTCTGCTAGAATGGTGGGACCTGCCGTGGGCTCGTGGTTGCGGGTCCCGGTGAAGGCCCAGTGCTGTGCATCCCCGTCCCTCGACTCGGCGGAGGGGGCTGTGTATACTGAAAGTCGGAATGAGTCCTAAAAACGGGCTCGAGCAGACGGACGCAAACGCGCAAACTCAGGTATTCAAAGGATATTCTAACGGGTATTAAACGAGGTGCAAAGTGAGTCAAGACAGGCTGGAAATTCGCGACCTGCACGTAAACGTAAACGGTGAACCGATCTTACGCGGTGTCGACCTGACGGTTCCCAAGGGCGAAGTCCACGCGCTCATGGGCCCCAACGGCTCGGGCAAGTCGACGCTGGCCAAGGTGATCGCCGGCGACCCCGTCTACGAGGTCACTCAGGGCGACGTGCTCGTCGACGGCGAGAGCGTCTTGGGGATGGAGCCCGACGAGCGCGCCCGCGCGGGTCTCTTCCTGGCCTTTCAGTACCCGGTCGAGGTGCCGGGCGTGTCGATCGCCAACTTCCTGCGCCTGGCCGTCAACTCGAGGC
Encoded proteins:
- a CDS encoding type II toxin-antitoxin system VapC family toxin produces the protein MVVDTSVILHVFFEEPGWETSVAYLLRQEVRLLSAASLVEVQAVIAGRTSVDAFEILDRLLLELKVEIVPLSTEQANIARMAYLRYGKGRGHRAQLNYGDVMTYALAKDRSKDRGEVLAFVGDDFNHTDLEAVRLPISSR